The following are encoded together in the Apodemus sylvaticus chromosome 11, mApoSyl1.1, whole genome shotgun sequence genome:
- the Ociad2 gene encoding OCIA domain-containing protein 2: MASVSTHGNQEKSPHLPPLSKQSMLFCPKSKLHIHRGEIAKIIRECQEESFWKRALPFSLISMLVTQGLVHQGYLAANPRFGSLPKVALAGLLGFGLGKASYIRVCQSKFHSFEDQLRGAGFGPEHNRHCLLTCEDCKTRRGLSEKAGSQPSAS, from the exons ATGGCCTCAGTGTCTACTCACGGGAACCAAGAGAAAAGTCCCCACTTGCCGCCATTGAGCAAGCAG AGCATGTTGTTTTGCCCCAAATCAAAACTGCACATCCACAGAGGAGAGATTGCCAAGATTATCCGAGAATGTCAAGAAGAAAGTTTCTGGAAGAGAG ccctgcctttttctcttataaGCATGCTTGTCACCCAGGGACTCGTTCACCAAG GTTATTTAGCTGCTAATCCAAGATTTGGATCATTGCCTAAAGTAGCAT TGGCTGGTCTCTTGGGGTTTGGCCTTGGGAAGGCTTCCTATATAAGAGTTTGCCAGAGTAAATTCCACTCCTTTGAAGATCAGCTCCGTGGTGCTGGCTTTGGTCCTGAGCATAACAG gCACTGCCTGCTCACCTGTGAGGATTGTAAAACCAGGCGTGGATTAAGCGAGAAGGCAGGGTCACAGCCATCTGCTTCCTAA